The nucleotide sequence CGTTTATCTCCCACATTCAGAGAGGAAATAATCTAGCGTTAAAGGATGACTAATGgccgtctctctgtctcctccctccaGGGGGCGATGGCCGCCACCTACTCGGCCCTCAACAGGAACGTCCCTCCGATACTGGAGCCGGTGGGCTGTTCCACTCTGGCGCAGCGGAGGGGCTTGAAGAAGATCACCTCCACCGCTCTGTGAcctttatccccccccccccccacctcctcccatcaACTCTGACCTCAATCTGACCTCTGCcggaccccccctcccccctcccacctccaccaccgccgccgcccctccccctccctcctgtccGGCGGTGCAGACTACTGATGGACCAGGGAACCGCTGACGCCAAATAGGaaccctccccctcctccccctcctcttcctgtcctgCACCTTAACGGACTCTCCTGATTGGATCATCTGCTGTCTCACTGTAGAGTCCCGGCTTCGCCCATCGACAGCCGGACCGGGCTGCGACGACAAACCTGACGACTCTTTCCCCGCCGCCGAGGCCCAGTCCTCCGGCGGCGTTTTTTGCTTTGGACAATCACAGCTGCCTCGTGAACCGCGAGACGCGTCAGGACGAGGAGAGTACTGTATTTATTACTTCCAGACTAGTGGGGATCCGAACATAGGAACATGGTAATCTAATGTATGCATTTAAAGGTCATCGTTATTAAACTGGCGTCCCGGTCGTGCGTAGCTGTAGATTTACACCTCAAGTCGCCTCTGAGATGACGGCGTCTGCAGAGAAGGACTGAGGGTGTGAATGAGGGCGGGAGGCCGCCGAGCTTCGATGCATCgctgtttgagttttaaatTTACATAATATTCTCAAAAAATCCAGATTGGGAGAGACGACGTGTGAGCGTTGATGTTTCTGGGATAAAGAAAAGTCTCAGGAGCAGGATTTTATTTGGAAGATGAATTTGAGTTTGTCTCCGACTGCGAGTCTCCAGAACAAAATCTGAGCCTTCAGCCTGAGTCAGAAACTTTAAATCAAACTTCGATCTGACGTGAACATCGGCCGACTCGTGCACATCTCTTCAATAGTTACGGtcggagtcagtgtgaaggacgGAAAAAAGTTTCAGCGTCATTAAAACAAGTCAAAGCACAAAATGAGCAGGAACGAGCAGATTGGGCCTTTTTCACTTTAAAGCTACACAAGGAGCAAATATATTCTTGGACACCCCCTGGTggccacattttaaaattgtatgcACTCTGTTAAGATTATAAAAAGGAACGACAGTAAAAGACGACAAAGACAatattcacttcctgtgtcgACACCCGCTGGAATCAATTCAGAATCTTAAGTGTCATGATGATAAATCTCGTCGCTCGTGCAGATTTAACTCTTCAGTAAATTTGATTTCAAAGACTTGGGTGAGTtagtttcccccccccccccccccctcacaaaACGAACAGCAGTATTTCATCATTTAGTTTGAGACCCATTTAACTTCCTGCTTCCTCAACCAATGGCTGGAGCGAGAACACTTGAACACGGACGACCTTCTGCACGAGCCGCCTGATCATCTCTGTTCTGTGCAGCCGACAGGGAACGGaactgtaaatacaaacttgTCGCGTAACTCAGGTTTCTATGAATCAAGACGATGCATTTTTATATATCGCAGAGCACAGACGTGGGGGATGGGAGAGAGACTTTTATCAGAGACGCTGGAGAATCAGAAGAAGAATTAAATTCCAAAACTCGATCGACGCATTTTGTCTTTATGGACGTCTTGAATCGCTTCATCCTCAGACGCCTTGTTTTGGAATCTGACTCATGctcagtgatgaagatgatgatgaggtgTCATGACTGGGATGGACAGAATCATGTGTCAGCTGAACCCTTTAAAAACTCACCTGTGTAGCAGAAACAATAATTCAGGCTTCAGATCCTCACAGAAACATGTTTAAAGGCTTCGTTCACACAAACTACTGAAAACCTCCACAACGCCTGAAGGTTAGTTTGACATCATGggaaatcttttctttttttaagatgAGAGGAAGACGAAGAAAGGCTCAAACATCAGATTTGATCATGTCAGATAAGGAAAACTTTCACACCAAGCTGTTTCCAAAAGTTAAGAATGTTTTACAGTAGTTTGGGTGAACTGGTCCTTTAAGTTGAACTTGTAGGAAAACACTCTGATCAGGTCGTCAGGTCTCTTCGGTGGATCTCATCAGCGTGAAAGAATCTCGAGGAGTCGTGAACTGTGTCGGACTGAAGACGGCGAGCACTTAAAAAGAAAAGCGTGCGTTCAGGGGACTGATCAGAAACTGCTTCTTCCTCCGCTCGAGTCAGCATCAAGGGATAAAACCTgtggtttgattttattttctacatcatatgaaatatataaatgttggTCTTTGCCTCGTCTATCGATGTGCAGCTCTGGGATAAAGGAATGTAAAaggaatgatttttttctttctctgtaaaCGGGAAcagcttctctcttcttctgttttctgcttCTGTCAGAGACGTTCGGCCCTGCTGCCAAGCCAGCGCTCTGTTTTTGTACCTGCAGCGAGAGTTGGACTTTCtattaaaagcaataaaaagaataatcagCAGAGGACGCACACTGACTCTCATTGATCACCTCAGTTTACAGGAGCTTTGTTAGAAACAAGTTCATCTGGAGGTTTAAATAATACATAATCAATACTTTATCAAAGTTTATTCTATATCACAGATAAGTGCTTGTCATGATTTACACACTTCATTGTGTTGTAGATGTTTGCTTTAATTATTCGTCTAGAACCTGATTCCACCTGCGGTGGATTGAAGTGATTGGACCACACCAGTGTATTTAAGGACATGTCACACGTCAGCACGGAAACTAACAGGAAGTCTGTGTTTTGACCTGTGAAAGGTTATAAATGTTTCTAAGGGTGTGAGAGTCCCAGGAGCACGATGAGTCAGGATCTGTGAAGCTGAACTTCATCCTGAAGCTTCCATCCAAGAAAATGTGTTCAGGACAAGTCTCCAAACACGAGAACCACGTGTACACTGTACATCTGTGGAGACGCCTGAAGACGTAACTTCAGACGCACCCGAGGACCTGACGGAAGACTTGGATTCAAGGTTTGTATGAATTTGAACGAGAGGACTGTGTCACCGTCTGTCTTCTTTTAAAAGACGTCAGCCTTGACTCTGAgaaacagttttcagacatttcaCACACGAAGCAATTAGACGATAACCAACAGGTTCATAATGAAATAGATTCCTGGTTCCAGACTCTCATCCATAAAAAACCATACGTGTGCGACAATCAGAAAACAAACGAGTGTAACAAGTCATTCAGGGATTCAGGTCATTCTGTCAGTGGTTTTTCCctttaatgacatttaaaaaaaacataatgccaacatgaaacacaaggtgtttaaaatcaatgttaaaaaacaacctGGTGATTTGATTCTTATACTTTTTACTGCGTTTACTAAAGATATAAGATTGTAGTGATTTTAATACAagtgaaatcaaaatgtttgaACTCAGAAAACAAGTCTATGATGTGAGAAAacctcagtgagcgagtgggcgtgtctccgaggtttctaacacgtgacggatgtgagactgaagaacacaaatgtctcaggatgaagaagaggagccgtacacgtagaagacatcaacgtggaaagacgaggaggttccagatgttttggtgatgagggctgacgccgtgtggacgagctgaaaacaacaaacaacaacactgatcagagtttagacgtcatgtcccgcctcctgctgctctacaggctccgcccctcgcctCAAcgttccccacatgttcctcaTTTCAAATTTGTGTCAGACGTCACTCTGACCAACAGGAAGTCACCGAGCTGGTGAAACACTGACAGAAGTACACGTGGAATCTGCAGCGTCAGAAGTCCGAGTCGTCTGTCGCCGAGTTATCTGTGTTGGTGAAGTCCTCGAGCGCTGGCAGGTGTTTGTCAGTcgtctcctgcagctgctgcttcttcttgtcgTGGTTTCTGTTGTGCACGCTCAGACCCCTCTCGGTCATTTCATAGATCTGACACTGGGCGCAGTAGAAGGGCGACACTCCCACGTGCCTGAACTGATCGTCCAGGTACGTCATGATTGTCTTGAAGCCTCTGTTACAGATGTTGCAGCGAGGGACGACGCCCGGATGCTCCTTCTTCAGGTGTCTCTTCAGGCCCAACTTCGACCCTTTGTACCTCGTCGTCTCTGCCGGGCAGAGGACGCAGGTGAAGACGGCGCCCTGGTTGGCGTGGCGCCGCGTGTGGGCATCAAACTCGATCTGAGAGCGAAGCGTTTGCTTGCAGGACGTGCAGAAGTACATCTTCTTCCCCTCCATCAGGtgcgttttttttaaatgaacagcCAGACCTGACGCTCTCTTGAAGAATTTTGCGGGCGGTGGGCACAGTGTGCACACCAGCTGTTCTTTACCCGACTCCATCAGGTCGCTGTAGCTCTCTCCGAGCTCTAACACGCTCTTATTGCTCAGGGTTCCCTCCTCTTTCACCCCCTCGTCTgttctcatcttcctcttcaccgCCTGCCTCAGCCTGGATGGCGTGGGAGTTTTGGACGTCACCGGTGAAGGAGCCATGGCGTTTCCTTTGACCACTGGAGGTCTGAGCGGCCGTTTAGCCGAGAGCGATCTATCTACAGACATGGTGAACTGGTAactgtccccctcctcctctggatTTGAATATTCAATAACATAGAcgctgtcctcctcctcctcctcctcctccacgtccTCTGCCGGTATCGAGTATTCCACCTCGTAGTAGTCCGCCGCTTCGCCTTTAACCTTTCCCCCGACGTCAGACTGCTCCTCTGCAATGTGAGTGTCGTCCACTCTCACCACGTTGATCTGGTCCATCCTGCCGGGTCCGTCCCAGTTCCTGTTTCCTGCCACGACGGGAGACGACGTTGCTTTCCCTGCAGCTCCGCCTCCGACCACCGGGTGCCCTGAAGACATCTGACACgagaaacagacaaatcaaAAGTTATAAACTGACGTTGAGTGGATTTAACAACATGTGACGCCTTctgttctttcctttttgtgtcattaaactGATCTGTTATCAGCTCTGTAGTTCTTCATGTTGAcattgtgaagaaaaacaagctgTATTAATATTTCTTGTCTCGACAGTAATAAGAACTGTTTCTATCACATGTTGTTATTAAAGTCAGTTATTTGAAcattgtgaagaaaaacatgtgaGATAAAGTCTCTCGTGTTATTTTATTCCATCGTTTGGATTCgttaaagaaaacagatgaaatTCAATCAGAACATTTCAACGAAAACAtcaatattaacatttaaagaAGGAAACGATGAAAACACTCACGTGACCGAGCTGCAGGCAGATATAGAAgctcatatatattatatagaatatattagaatatatttataatatatataaatactatatGTTACCTGATGTAAACAGTCCACGACTCAAACATCAACTCAACCCCACCACCTCACCCCCCCACGACCCGGAAGAGAAGTGGCACGACCTCAGGTCCAAGTCATCTTCCACTGCGGTACAGAGCGCCCTCTGGCGGCggggaggagagtgtgtgtgtataatctATAGagtgtatataaaaatataatctcattttcacatatatttttaccatagactgtatatatatatatatatatatatatatatatatatatatatatataaatatatatacatatacattaatACAAGTATTAATCCTGATCCAACCTCCAGTGCAGGTAGTGGCAGAaaagcataataataataatgctgatgacgtaataacaataattgtgatattaataatattaataatagtaaaGATGGTGGTGatgtaataacaatgataataacaataattcaAATATTAACAATAgctctcttttgtctctgttAACAAACTCCCGTTTCAATAAAGCAGCGGCATTTTGAATGTGTGGGGTGCGCATGCGCAGAGCGGTCAGTGTGAATTAGCGCTAGCTAGCTGAGCTCACTTGTCTCTGACTGTTTAAcagtttctgttgtttctgttctgcGGGATCTGCGTGATTTACGTGATTCACGTGATCAGCCTCAGAGAACATGCCCAAAAATAAAGGTAAGACCCGCGGGCGTGTGttcgtgcgtgtgcgtgtgattCTCAGCAGGTTTGATTGTGTCGATGCCGCCGCGGACACACGCAGCGAAAACGTGACACCGAGCGGCTAAAGCTAGTTAGCAGCGCGAGCCCTCCACCGAGCTCTCACCCGTGTCGGCCCGAGCCAAACTAAACCAACACGTGGTTAGCTTAGCTGAGTTAGTAGTCAGGTTAGAGTTAACTAAATAACTTGACTAACTAACTGTGTACCTCCTCGTCAGCGTAGCTCCAGCAGCTAGCGAGCTACTGCTAGCTAGCCGCTAGTTAAACCCCACCCCGGTCTGGCCTGGGTCATTTTGTTTCCCCTAACGTAACCCGAGGTAACAGTTCACCAGGTCACCGGGTTAGTTCATGTCAGTGTCCGCGTGATGTGACGTCTCTCACGGTGGAGGAACTCAACGAGGCGACGCTAACGTTAGCCACAGCTGCTAGTCTTTTCTCCTCACCTCATTCAAACAGGTGACGTGAACCGTGTGTCCGCTCCGAACCCACGAGAGCTGCTCCGGCGGGTTGTGTCCTCTGACATGTGGTCCGGGGAGCAGACCCCAGGTCAGCGAGTGAACTGAGCCGCTCTGGTCTGTGTTCGCAGGTAAAGGAGGAAAGAATCGGCGACGTGGAAAGAACGAGAATGAGTCTGAGAAGAGGGAGCTGGTGTTCAAGGAGGACGGACAGGGTGAGTCCCGGGTCAGGGGTCTGCTGGGGCCCCAGAGACCCTCCACGTCAAACCCAGTCTGGACCCCGTCACTGTAGGAAATCAGTTTTCACCTGTTATCTCTGGTAAAAAGCCCAGGAGGTATTTTAAAGCCCCACAGCCTCATCTAACCATCTCTGTGATTGAatattcatcatttcatcattaaAAACTTTCCCATGAGTCACAATGAGGGACGTTAATGTGTTGACGTTGCTGGTTAATAAACTTGTAGAGAAACAAAACTTCACCAGTGTCCAGAATGTCCCCTGGTACACGAGGACACACTGGGCTGGTGGTGATCATGTTGTTCTATTGTTTGGATTCCTGTAGTTTGATATCGGCAGACAGAAGTTCTGGCAACAACTCTGAACACAAGAAGCACAAAAACTCTGTTGTTCGtctttaaaatgtgaatttgtcaagtatctttgtgtctgtgacaCAGAACAAGCTGTTACCTTGAGCTTTATGAACTTGCACttagcttttctttttaaaaattcttCTCCAACAGTTTTACAGCCTAAACTATTTGGTTCATCATAAACGGGTCGGCACTAATTCATCATTAAATATCAGTGAGGCACAGCTCTTCGTCTGAGAAGATCGTGTTTAGCATTTTACATCTTCATGTGTGAACAAATTAAAGTCCACAattgttgtgtttaatttagtttcatGTGTATTTGGTGCCATAAACAAATTAGaggcagtgtttgtgttcaggatAAGAGTCGTAGAAAAGAAGAATCTTTGTGGCCAAGTCAATCgaattaaaacacagacacgaGGCCACAGTGTGAAGACGTCTTTTACGCAGGACACGGACCCGTCTGAGAAAATATTGTCTCGTTCACGTGCGTCGCACTGGACCATTGATAAGAAAATGAGACGCTGCTGTTTTACTTTTATCACAATGTCATTTAAACCTGAACTTATCCTCAGTCGTATCATAAATCACATCATCGTTATTtcataaattgtgttttaaaatcagaatattttcaaaaacaaaacgaTGTGATCATAAAAGACGTCAAACGTTATCGATATGTTGCCTCGGTGTTAGTCTTGTTTTGCGTTGCAGCAGCCTGCATGtcatgtgaatgaaaacaatctATTCTAGGACCAGAATAATGAATCACTCGTTTTGACCCCAAacgctcctcctctctctggatTGGCCTCTTTTTTCTGTTCAGCTGTAACAGTAGAAACTTCCTGTTCAGAACAGCGTGCTGTCGCTCCAGTACTTGTTATTCCTTCACTTTACTGTATGTgtattacatatattttttatgttaataATTCTCCTATGAACCTTATGGAAAACTctatttcttattatttctgTATTGATGAATCATTAATTCCTAAATTCACCAGTGTGTTAAAGAGTCGGACACGATGTTGTAATTCTTCGCTCCCTTGTTGTTGGATATGAAACATCTGCTTTGAAAACGAAACTGCAAGAATCTCTCCATCCTGGATGTGGAATTAGGTTTTTCGAGCGACTGGAAAGGATTATGGAGTTGAATGAAATGTCCTCTGCTCTCCGGTGTCTTTCAGAATACGCTCAGGTGATTAAAATGTTGGGGAACGGACGACTGGAGGCCATGTGCTTCGATGGCACCAAGCGGCTTTGCCACATCAGAGGAAAACTCCGGAAAAAGGTAGGAATGTCCCGAGCAATCCTCGCACCTTttcccagcagcacacaggAAGCCCCCTGACATAATGCTGAATCAGCGTGGCCTCAATGGCCTGtaagccctgtgtgtgtgtgtccgtgtgtgtgtttgtccgtgtgtgtgtgttcgttcaTTCGTGTGTGTCACAAAGTGCAGTGTGTTGCTGTACAAGGTGTAATCTTTGCTTTGCTTTTCTCCAGGTTTGGATTAACACGTCAGACATCATCCTGGTCGGACTGAGAGATTACCAGGTGTGTTGTCCTCTCTCACACGACACAGAACAGTCGCTGCACTGACCCTCAGTGAGAGGACGCAGCAGAATATCTGTCTGAACGTCGTGTAAATGCTTTGAAACGTCTGAAGCTTGTCAGCTCAGAGAAAACTGATAAAGGAACCAGGCAGCATAGTTGAGACAAACATTGATAAATGTCCTGTGTCTATGGGACTCATTTAAGATCCAAACGTCTTTGTTTGTACTCCGTCATCCCCAAAATCAAACTGTCCGACTGCTGCTGAGCTGAAGAAAGTTATTGATGCCTTCATTTGACCCTGGCTCAATTATTTAAAGGTCCATATtcagaaaaaagggaaaacagcTAAATTCTACAGAATGTAGCCTCGATTAAAAGGCTCAGTTAAAATACACTTtattaaaagataaagaaagattAGATATGTAATAGTTTTaaacctcatcatcatcattattattatacacaGGTTTTCCATGTTCGTACAGCCTCGTGTTGGCAGTAATGTCACCTaactatataatataataataactgtattctTAAATTAATTTGTAAATCATTCACCTGTTTGCTGCTGCTCGTCCAGGTCGAGTTTATTAATTATCATATTTGCTGTCTAATCAAATTTTTAACAGAACGTCTCATGTACTAGTACACATGAAGATGATACCACAGTAAACTGGACTTTAAATAAATGAGTCCATCATCATGTGAAAGTGGATAAATGATAAAGATGTTGATCTGTGAGCATCAGACTTTGTCAGCAGTCGCTTCATACTCACATGATGTTTAATGGGTCCAACCAGTTTCTGGCCCAGTTGCCTGAAGCAGATCCAGATTCTGTGTTTGTAGAATGTGTAGAACATGTTGCCTTCAGCCTTTCTTCTCAAACCACAACTTGTGTCTCAGGATACTAAAGCTGACGTCATCCTCAAGTACACTGCAGAAGAGGCTCGCAGTTTGAAAGCCTACGGAGAGCTGCCAGAGCACGGTGAGTCAAACCACCACACCGACACCACTGCGCCTGGATCCATCCATGAAACAAGTCTGGAGATTTGTTTCTAAAACTCCTCTCTGAACATCTTCAGTCCAAATGAGTCGGCTCGTAGTTCAGCGGACtcttgttgttgtagttggattGTTGAAGGGTTGAGGATCGGTGAAATAACACCTGCAGTTACTGACTTACACCAGCAGAGGTCTGCTCCACAAACATTGTGGTTTTCTGATCCTTTCAACACCATGTCTGTTTTCTCACAGCCAAAATCAACGAGACGGATCCGTACGGACAAGGAGACGATGACGAGGTCCTGTTCGACGACATTggaaatgatgatgaggaggttGATGAGGTGAGTCCCGTTGAATTTCTAATCAACAATAAAATGTTAGAAATTAACAAAACATGCAGCATCAGTCACCGCAGCACGATAATAAAGTTCATTTGAGTAGCTTTATATAAGAATGATCACCTATTATGTAATGACGTCACTTTAAATATCTTATCTTAATGTTGATCACAGAACAATGATGATATGTGGCCACAGCTCCACTCAAACACAAGctgctttaaaataaacagaaactatGAAAGTTCCAGTCATTTCTCTTTacatcacaataaataaaaaataaaatgaaagtaattgtgtttctgctcttttctttccagATCTAAAGACCTGCTGCTCGAGGGGGAAGGTGGGATTTTACTAGAGATGCTCCGATTGGGATATTTTGAGCCGAAACACCGCAccaataattataattttttcttAAGATCAGCCAGTTCAGTCCAGTTTATTAACACTCAGAATGTTTTCTCCAGGTTGTTTACCATCAGCAGACGTCTTTGTTGTTTGGGAAACTTTTAAGTGCATTTCACAGAGGGGGGGGGACATCA is from Paralichthys olivaceus isolate ysfri-2021 chromosome 17, ASM2471397v2, whole genome shotgun sequence and encodes:
- the LOC109644435 gene encoding myoneurin isoform X1 yields the protein MSFYICLQLGHMSSGHPVVGGGAAGKATSSPVVAGNRNWDGPGRMDQINVVRVDDTHIAEEQSDVGGKVKGEAADYYEVEYSIPAEDVEEEEEEEDSVYVIEYSNPEEEGDSYQFTMSVDRSLSAKRPLRPPVVKGNAMAPSPVTSKTPTPSRLRQAVKRKMRTDEGVKEEGTLSNKSVLELGESYSDLMESGKEQLVCTLCPPPAKFFKRASGLAVHLKKTHLMEGKKMYFCTSCKQTLRSQIEFDAHTRRHANQGAVFTCVLCPAETTRYKGSKLGLKRHLKKEHPGVVPRCNICNRGFKTIMTYLDDQFRHVGVSPFYCAQCQIYEMTERGLSVHNRNHDKKKQQLQETTDKHLPALEDFTNTDNSATDDSDF
- the LOC109644435 gene encoding myoneurin isoform X2 yields the protein MSSGHPVVGGGAAGKATSSPVVAGNRNWDGPGRMDQINVVRVDDTHIAEEQSDVGGKVKGEAADYYEVEYSIPAEDVEEEEEEEDSVYVIEYSNPEEEGDSYQFTMSVDRSLSAKRPLRPPVVKGNAMAPSPVTSKTPTPSRLRQAVKRKMRTDEGVKEEGTLSNKSVLELGESYSDLMESGKEQLVCTLCPPPAKFFKRASGLAVHLKKTHLMEGKKMYFCTSCKQTLRSQIEFDAHTRRHANQGAVFTCVLCPAETTRYKGSKLGLKRHLKKEHPGVVPRCNICNRGFKTIMTYLDDQFRHVGVSPFYCAQCQIYEMTERGLSVHNRNHDKKKQQLQETTDKHLPALEDFTNTDNSATDDSDF
- the eif1axb gene encoding eukaryotic translation initiation factor 1A X-linked b → MPKNKGKGGKNRRRGKNENESEKRELVFKEDGQEYAQVIKMLGNGRLEAMCFDGTKRLCHIRGKLRKKVWINTSDIILVGLRDYQDTKADVILKYTAEEARSLKAYGELPEHAKINETDPYGQGDDDEVLFDDIGNDDEEVDEI